In one Ananas comosus cultivar F153 linkage group 12, ASM154086v1, whole genome shotgun sequence genomic region, the following are encoded:
- the LOC109718143 gene encoding ATP-dependent DNA helicase MER3 homolog isoform X3, with amino-acid sequence MGSFEELYSLRSVTDLPAPFRSTFSFRYFNSLQSECFPICFLSDFNMVISAPTGSGKTVLFELCIVRLLSRFLSPEGKFNHMKGVLKTIYIAPSKALVQEKLRDWNLKLGSWGINCLEMTGDNESHNTKNIQEADIILTTPEKFDAVTRHGVRDGGLSFFSDIALMLIDEVHLLNDPRGAALEAIVSRTKMLSRIPDMRSTPLADVRFIAVSATIPNIEDLAEWLLVPPQGIKRFGEEMRPVKLTTKVFGYAPARNDFLFERRLQNFIFVGYHNGGLCLKDRNLIEGLFLKGDVQVLCTTNTLAYGINLPAHTVIIKSTQYFNKEKGLYAEYERSMVLQMCGRAGRPPFDDTGIVIIMTRKETVHLYENLLNGCEMIESQLLSCAIEHLNAEIVQLMVSDISLAIEWLKCSYLYVRIRKNPEYYGIKRGIPSERLEKHVREICVQKINELSEHGMIWTDEDGFLLKPLEPGKLMTKYYLKFDTMKLIVKAPESCSLEDMLHIITHSAEIAWIQLRRNEKKLLNDIHSDKEGRLRFHLLGENGKRKKRIQTREDKIFVLANDSLTGDPLIHDLSLSQDASSICLNGYRIAKCMKECFIYRKSYKGAINSMLLAKCLHQRLWDNSPYLLKQLPGIGMVTAKALQTAGIDSFQRMEEADPRKIEIVTGRKYPFGNHIKESLLSLPPKIEIEIAEAEWKRKGNSKLLITLTRLPQPVSPRKHHYADLVVGSKEDNVILFHEKMRADEFSSPCSVNVLVPCPQNGRVTVKADLIFEEYVGLDIHKKYVISSENSSRKMRGHVNEVPARFHSLPREICAIDDDNNTSSEITTDIQDIGNTGNLSSAPSFDLLQEENGRDKLVTEQEETEDEVNNVDCLSKVNTDEMVFDHIRKKSKNFPTLLPSKAMAATYEPEILTRKRTPKNQFELNQSGLHVDDVIMIDSEQNYQTSLKYNNASFSEMSHIQLRDEVRSNVNVQSEKISSHNILKDVHFQGVGCKRAYYAEESDAICEKQDYRIDTPSDLRGGDMAVSFLGFKSVFSFL; translated from the exons ATGGGATCCTTTGAAGAATTGTACTCGCTGAGATCTGTCACAGATTTACCTGCCCCTTTTCGTTCTACTTTTAGCTTCAG ATACTTTAATTCCTTGCAGAGCGAATGCTTTCCTATATGTTTTCTCTCCGATTTCAACATGGTCATCTCAGCACCAACTGGGAGCGGCAAAACTGTACTCTTTGAGCTCTGCATTGTCAGGCTTCTTTCGAGATTTCTTTCGCCAGAAGGAAAATTTAATCATATGAAAGGAGTCCTGAAAACA ATTTATATTGCTCCATCGAAGGCCTTAGTACAGGAAAAGCTTCGAGACTGGAATTTGAAGCTTGGATCCTGGGGAATCAATTGTTTGGAGATGACAGGCGACAATGAATCTCACAACACAAAGAACATTCAGGAGGCAGACATAATTCTAACCACTCCTGAG AAGTTTGACGCTGTCACTCGCCATGGAGTCAGGGACGGAGGGTTAAGTTTCTTTAGTGACATAGCACTTATGCTTATTGATGAGGTTCACCTGCTCAATGACCCACGCGGAGCTGCCTTAGAAGCAATAGTTAGCAGAACTAAGATGCTTTCTCGTATCCCAGATATGAGATCCACGCCTTTGGCAGATGTTCGGTTTATTGCAGTTTCTGCCACTATTCCCAATATTGAGGATCTTG CGGAATGGCTGCTGGTTCCACCACAAGGGATTAAAAG ATTTGGAGAAGAGATGAGGCCTGTAAAGTTGACTACCAAGGTTTTCG GTTATGCTCCAGCAAGAAatgattttttgtttgaaaGG AGGCTTCAGAATTTCATCTTTG TTGGTTATCATAATGGCGGTCTTTGCCTAAAGGATCGAAACCTCATTGAGGGACTTTTTCTAAAGGGTGATGTTCAAGTTCTTTGTACCACAAATACTCTGGCATATGGGATCAACTTACCTGCACATACGGTTATCATCAAATCAACTCAATATTT TAACAAAGAGAAGGGCCTCTATGCCGAATATGAAAGGTCCATGGTATTACAG ATGTGTGGAAGGGCAGGTCGTCCACCATTTGATGACACTGGAATAGTTATCATTATGACAAGAAAGGAAACA GTTCACTTGTATGAGAATCTCTTAAATGGATGTGAAATGATTGAATCTCA ATTACTATCATGCGCAATAGAACATCTGAATGCTGAGATTGTTCAGTTGATGGTCTCCGATATAAGCTTGGCAATCGAGTGGCTGAAGTGTTCCTATCTGTATGTTAGGATAAGAAAG AATCCTGAATACTACGGAATAAAAAGAGGAATTCCTTCTGAACGCCTAGAAAAGCATGTGCGAG AGATATGTGTTCAAAAAATCAATGAGCTGTCAGAACACGGAATGATATGGACAGATGAAGATGGTTTCCTTTTAAAACCATTAG AACCTGGAAAGCTGATGACAAAATACTATCTGAAATTTGACACGATGAAACTTATTGTGAAAGCTCCCGAAAGTTGCAGTTTGGAAGATATGCTTCATATCATCACCCACTCTGCAGAGATAGCCT GGATCCAGCTTAGAAGAAATGAGAAGAAACTTCTAAACGACATACACTCAGATAAAGAAGGCAGGCTTCGATTCCATCTCCTTGGCGAGAACGGAAAACGGAAAAAGCGTATCCAGACGAGAGAGGACAAGATATTTGTTCTAGCAAATGACAGTCTAACTGGGGATCCCCTGATTCATGACTTATCTCTTAGTCAG GATGCCAGTTCGATATGTTTAAATGGATATAGGATTGCCAAATGCATGAAAGAGTGCTTTATCTACCGAAAGAGTTACAAGGGAGCTATAAATTCCATGCTTCTTGCAAAATGTCTACATCAGAGGCTGTGGGATAACAGCCCTTACCTGCTGAAACAACTCCCAGGCATTGGAATGGTTACTGCGAAG GCACTGCAAACAGCAGGAATTGATTCGTTCCAAAGAATGGAAGAAGCTGATCCCAGAAAAATAGAAATAGTAACAGGACGCAAGTACCCATTCGGAAATCATATCAAAGAATCCCTGCTATCTCTCCCTCCAAAGATTGAAATAGAGATAGCAGAGGCTGaatggaaaagaaaagggaatTCAAAGTTGCTCATAACTTTAACTCGTTTACCACAGCCTGTTTCACCAAGAAAACACCATTATGCAGATCTG GTGGTAGGATCAAAAGAAGATAATGTGATCCTATTTCACGAGAAAATGAG AGCCGACGAATTTTCCAG CCCCTGTTCTGTAAATGTTCTTGTACCATGCCCCCAAAATGGGAGGGTGACTGTGAAAGCCGATCTTATTTTTGAAGAATATG TTGGGCTTGACATCCACAAAAAGTATGTAATTAGCAGCGAGAACAGTTCCAGAAAGATGCGAGGCCATGTAAATGAAGTGCCCGCACGATTTCACTCTCTCCCCAGAGAAATTTGTGCTATAGATGATGATAACAACACCAGCTCAGAGATCACAACTGATATTCAGGATATAGGGAATACTGGGAATTTGTCTTCAGC GCCCAGCTTTGATCTCCTGCAGGAAGAAAATGGCAGAG ATAAGTTAGTTACTGAGCAAGAAGAAACTGAAGATGAAGTCAACAATGTGGATTGTCTTAGCAAAGTCAACACAGACGAGATGGTATTTGACCACATCCGCAAGAAGTCTAAGAATTTCCCAACTCTCTTGCCATCGAAAGCCATGGCTGCTACTTATGAACCTGAGATTCTCACCAGAAAACGCACACCAAAGAACCAGTTTGAACTCAATCAGAGTGGCTTGCATGTAGATGATGTGATAATGATTGATTCAGAGCAAAATTATCAAACCTCTCTAAAGTACAACAATGCCAGCTTTAGTGAAATGTCACATATACAACTCCGAGATGAAGTTAGAAGCAATGTAAATGTTCAATCAGAGAAGATTTCCTCTCATAATATTCTGAAAGATGTTCACTTTCAAGGCGTGGGGTGCAAAAGAGCATATTATGCAGAAGAATCAGATGCAATTTGTGAGAAGCAAGATTACCGCATAGATACACCATCTGACTTGCGAGGTGGTGACATGGCAGTGTCATTCCTTGGGTTTAAGAGTGTGTTTTCATTTCTTTAA